From a region of the Calliphora vicina chromosome 4, idCalVici1.1, whole genome shotgun sequence genome:
- the LOC135957116 gene encoding AT-rich binding protein, producing the protein MGFPRIISKNNKIYTKLGEFCLSGDGQQFWIVCHTCQEELQTQDKFWKHIQDEHNFMHGIKQEQGRTAAQAYMEAAEAVAMMPLPLYRKVSVNDQQRDDVVSTEDEDMQKEPKDYTEMRAHEEQQQQQQQQQAAVAIDIKLEPSSLSQQSAVQAQQQQQQQQEQLQQQQQQQQQQTQQIEISTPLMYQIPQVHPPVSAYAALVQAPAINTLNMSVAAAAAAVASNQVPSSMAALLPQELQYKQELQYKQEVQQHKESTNNSTTASASSAVSSDDGERWYICDFENCGLKFKYQSRLELHRSVHSKERRFACEICGASFKQSCNLSTHRKKKHALKGTTKATLVPPQRF; encoded by the exons ATGGGTTTTCCACGTAttataagtaaaaataataaaatctataCCAAACTGGGCGAGTTTTGTTTATCTGGCGACGGCCAGCAATTTTGGATTGTCTGTCATACCTGCCAGGAGGAGCTGCAGACACAAGATAAATTCTGGAAGCACATACAAGATGAACATAATTTTATGCATGGCATTAAGCAA GAACAGGGACGCACAGCAGCACAGGCTTATATGGAGGCAGCCGAAGCGGTAGCCATGATGCCTTTGCCTTTATACCGCAAAGTTAGTGTAAATGATCAGCAGCGAGATGATGTGGTCTCGACGGAGGATGAGGATATGCAAAAAGAACCAAAAGACTACACAGAAATGAGAGCTCATGaagagcagcagcaacaacagcagcagcaacaggcGGCCGTGGCCATAGACATTAAATTGGAACCTTCGTCGTTAAGTCAGCAGTCGGCTGTACAggcacaacaacaacagcagcagcaacaagaacagttacagcaacaacagcagcagcagcaacaacagacACAACAAATTGAAATAAGCACACCCTTAATGTATCAAATACCCCAAGTACACCCACCAGTCAGTGCATACGCAGCCTTAGTTCAAGCCCCAGCCATAAACACCCTTAACATGTCGGTGGCCGCTGCTGCTGCGGCCGTAGCCTCCAATCAAGTGCCATCTTCGATGGCCGCTTTGTTGCCACAGGAACTGCAATACAAACAGGAGCTGCAGTACAAGCAGGAGGTGCAGCAACACAAAGAATCTACTAACAACAGCACCACGGCCAGTGCCAGCAGTGCCGTGTCCTCCGACGACGGCGAACGCTGGTACATCTGTGACTTTGAGAACTGTGGTCTTAAATTCAAATATCAATCGCGTCTCGAATTGCATCGCAGTGTGCATAGCAAGGAGCGACGTTTTGCCTGCGAAATCTGTGGTGCTAGTTTTAAACAGTCCTGCAATCTGTCAACGCATCGCAAAAAGAAACACGCCCTCAAGGGTACCACTAAAGCTACACTGGTACCGCCACAGCGTTTTTGA